A stretch of the Cellulomonas sp. WB94 genome encodes the following:
- a CDS encoding CAP domain-containing protein — translation MAAVALVVAFQQGLGPTVAATPSWSAAGADPIAYAQELVTDTNTARAAEGLLPLELSECARSAAADRADALTGGRELTHASLVPVMEACDPAGPAAENLSRAAAGPQAVVDAWLASPGHRANLLDPTLTRVGVACVLDQTRMLCSQLFLGP, via the coding sequence ATGGCAGCGGTCGCTCTCGTCGTCGCGTTCCAGCAGGGTCTCGGCCCGACGGTCGCCGCGACACCGAGCTGGTCGGCCGCGGGCGCCGACCCGATCGCCTACGCCCAGGAGCTCGTGACGGACACCAACACGGCGCGTGCCGCGGAAGGGCTCTTGCCTCTCGAACTGTCCGAGTGCGCCCGTTCGGCAGCAGCCGACCGTGCCGATGCGCTGACCGGCGGCCGCGAGCTCACGCATGCGAGTCTCGTCCCAGTCATGGAGGCGTGCGACCCCGCGGGACCCGCGGCCGAGAACCTCAGCCGAGCCGCCGCCGGTCCGCAGGCCGTCGTCGACGCCTGGCTCGCATCCCCCGGCCACCGCGCCAACCTGCTCGACCCGACGCTGACCCGGGTAGGAGTGGCCTGCGTCCTCGACCAGACCCGCATGCTCTGCTCCCAGCTCTTCCTGGGCCCATAA
- a CDS encoding chemotaxis response regulator protein-glutamate methylesterase: protein MSIRTTTPGDAGSRVGRIRVLVVDDSVVVRRLVTDALSQDPAIEVIGSAANGRLALTKVGQLAPDLVTMDVEMPEMNGIEAVRELRRAGHHMPIIMFSTLTERGAEATLDALVAGASDYVTKPSNTGSVQESLAQVAGQLLPKIKALVPRVQPVSASAFRATPPGAASLTGAAPRAAGIARVPDGAHRLPGTLRAEPAPHAVRAVILGSSTGGPEALSRFVSGLSAPLPVPVLIVQHMPPVFTRQLAARLDRMGPSTVVECAGDEELVPGHVYIAPGDRHLELRRSGAGVRTVLTDSPPVNFCRPSVDVLFRSAVGVLGGDLLAVVLTGMGADGRTGCEAVVSAGGTVVVQDEATSVVWGMPGAVASAGLAHRVLPIADVPHTVEALVRGSLAAARTTSSTGGVRP from the coding sequence GTGAGCATTCGCACCACGACGCCCGGCGATGCCGGGTCGCGCGTCGGTCGGATCCGCGTCCTCGTGGTCGACGACTCCGTCGTCGTGCGCCGGCTCGTCACCGACGCGCTGTCGCAGGACCCGGCGATCGAGGTGATCGGGTCGGCCGCCAACGGACGGCTCGCGCTCACGAAGGTCGGTCAGCTCGCTCCCGACCTCGTGACGATGGACGTCGAGATGCCGGAGATGAACGGCATCGAGGCGGTCCGCGAGCTGCGGCGCGCGGGTCACCACATGCCGATCATCATGTTCTCGACCCTGACGGAGCGCGGCGCCGAGGCCACCCTCGACGCCCTCGTGGCGGGGGCCAGCGACTACGTCACGAAGCCCTCGAACACGGGCAGCGTCCAGGAGTCGCTCGCGCAGGTCGCCGGGCAGCTCCTGCCGAAGATCAAGGCCCTCGTGCCGCGCGTCCAGCCGGTCTCGGCGAGCGCGTTCCGGGCCACCCCGCCCGGCGCTGCCTCGCTGACCGGGGCGGCTCCGCGGGCGGCTGGCATCGCGCGCGTCCCCGACGGAGCGCACCGGCTCCCCGGCACGCTCCGCGCCGAGCCGGCACCGCACGCCGTCCGCGCCGTGATCCTCGGCTCGTCGACCGGTGGTCCGGAGGCACTCTCGCGCTTCGTCTCGGGCCTGTCGGCCCCGCTGCCGGTCCCGGTGCTGATCGTCCAGCACATGCCGCCGGTGTTCACGCGCCAGCTCGCCGCCCGGCTCGACCGGATGGGCCCGTCGACGGTGGTCGAGTGCGCCGGCGACGAGGAGCTCGTGCCGGGTCACGTGTACATCGCGCCGGGTGACCGCCACCTCGAGCTGCGCCGTTCGGGTGCCGGCGTGCGGACGGTCCTCACCGACTCCCCGCCGGTGAACTTCTGCCGCCCCTCGGTCGACGTCCTGTTCCGCTCCGCGGTCGGGGTGCTCGGCGGGGACCTGCTCGCGGTCGTGCTCACGGGCATGGGCGCGGACGGGCGCACGGGTTGCGAGGCCGTCGTGTCCGCGGGCGGCACCGTCGTCGTGCAGGACGAGGCGACCAGCGTCGTGTGGGGCATGCCCGGCGCGGTCGCCTCGGCCGGCCTCGCCCACCGGGTCCTGCCGATCGCCGACGTCCCGCACACCGTCGAGGCGCTCGTCCGAGGGTCGCTCGCGGCCGCGCGGACGACGTCGTCGACGGGAGGTGTGCGCCCGTGA
- a CDS encoding VanZ family protein, with translation MVTDRRARRVVVCAAVLYLLGVARMTLWPDFASPDQLDALRSLTAWLTGHGVPVTYEGLEATANVVMFVPFGVLGGLLVSHRHRGAVVAAGCAVSAAIETSQLMFLPTRVPTIQDVVLNTAGAAVGLLGLAVVVAARRTRRSPTSEPAAAEPDASDPDATRVQ, from the coding sequence ATGGTGACCGACCGTCGAGCCCGACGCGTGGTCGTGTGCGCGGCGGTCCTCTACCTCCTGGGCGTCGCGCGGATGACCCTGTGGCCCGACTTCGCGAGCCCGGACCAGCTCGACGCGCTCCGGTCGCTCACCGCGTGGCTGACCGGGCACGGGGTCCCGGTGACCTACGAGGGCCTGGAGGCCACGGCGAACGTGGTGATGTTCGTGCCGTTCGGCGTGCTCGGCGGGCTTCTCGTGAGCCATCGGCATCGGGGTGCGGTGGTCGCCGCCGGGTGTGCGGTCTCAGCTGCCATCGAGACGAGCCAGCTGATGTTCCTCCCGACGCGCGTCCCGACGATCCAGGACGTCGTCCTGAACACGGCAGGTGCCGCGGTCGGCCTGCTCGGGCTCGCTGTCGTCGTGGCCGCACGTCGGACCCGGCGGAGCCCGACGAGCGAGCCGGCCGCTGCCGAGCCGGACGCGAGCGACCCGGACGCGACGAGAGTGCAGTGA
- a CDS encoding protein-glutamate O-methyltransferase CheR, whose product MTLTTDSFDFVADLVRRRSAIQLDRGKEYLVESRLAPLAREAGIGVDEYVRRVRSARREADYEDVVEALTTNETSWFRDAAPFDALRTHVVPAFASERGRIDRLRLWSAACSTGQEAYSIVMTLTDVLPGTPVEVLATDLSTQVLERGRAGRYSQLEVNRGLPAAMLVRHLQRAGAEWKVSDALQRAVTFARHNLLDAAPAGAPFDVVFLRNVLIYFDLPTKRAILARVRRVLRPDGFLILGAAESTLGVDDAWDRIPVARGSVYRPVSRVSPSQTTPFVHSGAIPVAGTSAFPIIPRQGAHR is encoded by the coding sequence GTGACGCTCACGACCGACTCGTTCGACTTCGTCGCCGACCTCGTACGGCGCCGCAGCGCCATCCAGCTCGACCGCGGCAAGGAGTACCTCGTCGAGAGCCGGCTCGCACCGCTCGCCCGCGAGGCCGGGATCGGCGTCGACGAGTACGTCCGCCGGGTGCGCTCGGCCCGCCGTGAGGCCGACTACGAGGACGTCGTCGAGGCGCTCACGACCAACGAGACCTCGTGGTTCCGGGACGCGGCGCCGTTCGATGCGCTGCGTACGCACGTCGTCCCCGCGTTCGCGTCCGAGCGCGGCCGGATCGACCGGCTGCGCCTGTGGTCGGCGGCCTGCTCGACCGGCCAGGAGGCGTACTCCATCGTCATGACGCTCACCGACGTCCTGCCCGGCACGCCGGTCGAGGTCCTCGCCACGGACCTCTCGACCCAGGTGCTCGAGCGCGGTCGCGCCGGCCGGTACTCGCAGCTCGAGGTGAACCGGGGCCTTCCCGCGGCGATGCTCGTCCGTCACCTCCAGCGCGCAGGCGCCGAGTGGAAGGTGTCCGACGCCCTCCAGCGGGCCGTCACGTTCGCCCGGCACAACCTGCTCGACGCCGCTCCGGCCGGTGCCCCGTTCGACGTCGTGTTCCTTCGAAACGTCCTCATCTACTTCGACCTCCCGACCAAGCGGGCGATCCTCGCGCGGGTCCGCCGGGTGCTGCGCCCCGACGGGTTCCTGATCCTCGGTGCAGCGGAGTCGACGCTCGGGGTCGACGACGCGTGGGACCGCATCCCGGTCGCGCGCGGGTCGGTATACCGGCCCGTGTCCCGGGTCTCGCCCTCGCAGACGACCCCGTTCGTCCACTCGGGCGCGATTCCCGTGGCCGGCACGTCCGCCTTCCCGATCATCCCCCGCCAAGGAGCACACCGATGA
- a CDS encoding MarR family transcriptional regulator: MHDLAVHSGTGATAPVTPTAPITPPPPTTKQCRPGELAAELRIGIFRSARRLRAERGSADLPDHQYSVLGWLNVNGPLTPGALAEMQHVQPPSMTRTVNTLVELGLVQKAEHPTDGRQVVVSLTDSGVREVKETVRRRDVWLTGRLAQLTAGERATLAAAAQLMRGIAAS, from the coding sequence ATGCACGATCTTGCCGTCCACTCCGGGACCGGCGCAACAGCGCCCGTCACGCCCACCGCGCCGATCACGCCTCCGCCGCCGACCACGAAGCAGTGCCGGCCCGGCGAGCTCGCGGCCGAGCTGCGCATCGGGATCTTCCGCTCCGCCCGCCGGCTGCGCGCAGAGCGCGGGTCTGCCGATCTCCCCGACCACCAGTACTCGGTGCTCGGCTGGCTCAACGTGAACGGGCCGCTCACGCCCGGCGCGCTCGCCGAGATGCAGCACGTGCAGCCGCCGTCGATGACCCGGACGGTCAACACGCTCGTCGAGCTAGGCCTGGTGCAGAAGGCCGAGCACCCCACGGACGGCCGCCAGGTCGTCGTGAGCCTGACCGATTCGGGGGTCAGAGAGGTCAAGGAGACGGTGCGACGTCGTGACGTGTGGTTGACCGGCAGGCTCGCGCAGCTCACCGCGGGTGAGCGCGCGACCCTGGCCGCCGCTGCCCAGCTGATGCGGGGGATCGCCGCCTCATGA
- a CDS encoding MFS transporter encodes MRETFSSLRYFNYRLWFTGAIVANIGTWMQRVAQDWLVLTVLSHDSGIAVGVTTALQFGPTLVLSAWAGLLADRLDRRKLLLATQTAQGVLATALGILVLGGHAQLWHVFVFAGLLGSVTAIDGPVRQTFVAEMVPAEGLANAVGLNSASFNAARLIGPGLAGLLIAGVGTGWVFVINGLTFASTLLALTKMRDSEMRKMPTAGRAKGQIREGLRYVRGRSDIVVIMVVVGVVSTFGLNFQLTSAMMARVEFGRGAGEYGILGSVLAIGSLTGALLAARRKRPRVRLVIGSAFAFGIASGVMALMPTFTSYAVASIPVGLASLTMMTAANTTIQMNTDPAMRGRVMALYMMVFLGATPIGSPIVGWIAEQFGPRWSVGIGSVTALLVASGAAVWASRRWNVEVRYHVHRPHLEVRYPPAGDGDLMPDDEVVERDNAARSLGAQDAANRVTAA; translated from the coding sequence ATGAGAGAGACGTTCTCCTCGCTCCGCTACTTCAACTACCGGCTGTGGTTCACCGGGGCGATCGTCGCCAACATCGGCACGTGGATGCAGCGCGTCGCGCAGGACTGGTTGGTCCTGACCGTCCTGTCGCACGACTCGGGCATCGCGGTGGGCGTCACGACGGCGCTGCAGTTCGGTCCGACGCTGGTCCTGTCCGCGTGGGCCGGTCTCCTCGCCGACCGGCTCGACCGCCGCAAGCTCCTGCTCGCGACGCAGACTGCCCAGGGCGTCCTCGCGACCGCACTCGGCATCCTCGTGCTTGGCGGTCACGCCCAGCTCTGGCACGTCTTCGTCTTCGCGGGCCTCCTGGGCTCGGTGACGGCGATCGACGGGCCCGTGCGGCAGACGTTCGTCGCCGAGATGGTGCCGGCCGAGGGGCTGGCCAACGCGGTCGGCCTGAACAGCGCGTCGTTCAACGCGGCCCGGCTCATCGGCCCGGGGCTCGCGGGGCTGCTCATCGCGGGAGTCGGCACCGGCTGGGTGTTCGTCATCAACGGTCTGACGTTCGCGTCGACCCTCCTCGCGCTCACGAAGATGCGCGACAGCGAGATGCGGAAGATGCCGACGGCCGGACGGGCCAAGGGGCAGATCCGGGAGGGCCTGCGCTACGTGCGCGGTCGCTCGGACATCGTCGTGATCATGGTCGTCGTCGGCGTCGTGTCGACGTTCGGCCTCAACTTCCAGCTGACGAGCGCGATGATGGCGCGCGTCGAGTTCGGACGGGGTGCGGGGGAGTACGGCATCCTCGGATCGGTCCTCGCGATCGGCTCGTTGACAGGCGCGCTGCTCGCTGCCCGACGCAAGCGGCCGCGGGTTCGGCTCGTGATCGGCTCGGCCTTCGCGTTCGGCATCGCGAGCGGCGTCATGGCGCTCATGCCGACGTTCACGTCGTACGCGGTCGCGTCCATCCCCGTCGGGCTCGCGTCCTTGACGATGATGACGGCGGCCAACACGACGATTCAGATGAACACCGACCCCGCGATGCGCGGTCGCGTGATGGCGCTCTACATGATGGTCTTCCTCGGCGCGACACCCATCGGGTCGCCCATCGTCGGGTGGATCGCCGAGCAGTTCGGCCCCCGCTGGTCGGTCGGCATCGGGTCGGTCACAGCCCTGCTGGTCGCGTCGGGCGCGGCAGTGTGGGCATCCCGGCGGTGGAACGTCGAGGTGCGCTACCACGTGCACCGTCCGCATCTCGAGGTCCGGTACCCGCCCGCGGGCGACGGCGACCTCATGCCCGACGACGAGGTCGTGGAGCGCGACAACGCCGCGCGGAGCCTTGGTGCGCAGGACGCCGCGAACCGCGTGACAGCGGCCTGA
- a CDS encoding response regulator, whose amino-acid sequence MKALVIDDSRTMRRIVGALLEPLGFEVHQAGDGQEALDLLDDGLEVDLACIDWNMPVMDGLEFVTRVRSNPDRRQITLMMVTTESETGQIVRALAAGAHEYLIKPFTPDSIRDKLELLGLVGSEELV is encoded by the coding sequence ATGAAGGCGCTCGTCATCGACGACTCGCGCACGATGCGCCGGATCGTCGGCGCCCTGCTGGAGCCGCTCGGCTTCGAGGTCCACCAGGCCGGCGACGGCCAGGAGGCGCTCGACCTGCTCGACGACGGCCTCGAGGTCGACCTGGCCTGCATCGACTGGAACATGCCGGTCATGGACGGCCTCGAGTTCGTGACCCGTGTCCGGTCGAACCCCGACCGCCGCCAGATCACTCTCATGATGGTGACGACCGAGAGCGAGACCGGGCAGATCGTCCGCGCCCTGGCCGCCGGGGCGCACGAGTACCTGATCAAGCCGTTCACCCCCGACAGCATCCGCGACAAGCTGGAGCTGCTCGGCCTTGTCGGGAGCGAGGAGCTCGTATGA
- a CDS encoding response regulator — MLRVLIADDSRVMRQIVIRTLRQAGYDWDVREASDGVEALAAVQADEPDLVLSDWNMPNMTGIELLGAMRSEGYGTPFAFVTSEGSAEMRAEAEQAGALFLIAKPFTAESFRDAIEPVLA; from the coding sequence ATGCTGCGAGTTCTCATCGCGGACGACAGTCGTGTCATGCGACAGATCGTCATCCGCACGCTGCGCCAGGCCGGTTACGACTGGGACGTCCGGGAGGCGTCGGACGGGGTCGAGGCGCTGGCTGCGGTCCAGGCCGACGAGCCCGACCTGGTGCTGTCCGACTGGAACATGCCCAACATGACGGGCATCGAGCTGCTGGGCGCGATGCGCTCGGAGGGCTACGGGACGCCGTTCGCGTTCGTGACGTCCGAGGGCTCCGCGGAGATGCGGGCGGAGGCCGAGCAGGCCGGCGCGCTGTTCCTCATCGCCAAGCCGTTCACCGCCGAATCGTTCCGTGACGCGATCGAGCCGGTGCTCGCATGA
- a CDS encoding chemotaxis protein CheX, which translates to MSDTAVDQMYAIAEQVFSAMIDGDVGPLQPWLGDVPAVVDPIVGWVDAHGGWTGRAALTTSRPVAYDLTRALLHMAPHEEVGVEDLVDAYGELVNVVGGNFKALLPTSGTLGLPRVADTLPEVLGAVPMEGLNLAWRGHLIVVSIWMFG; encoded by the coding sequence ATGAGCGACACTGCCGTTGACCAGATGTACGCCATCGCCGAGCAGGTGTTCTCGGCGATGATCGACGGCGACGTCGGCCCGCTTCAGCCGTGGCTGGGCGACGTGCCGGCGGTCGTGGACCCGATCGTGGGATGGGTCGACGCGCACGGCGGCTGGACGGGCCGTGCGGCGCTGACGACCTCGCGCCCCGTGGCGTACGACCTCACGCGCGCCCTGCTGCACATGGCTCCGCACGAGGAGGTCGGCGTCGAGGACCTCGTCGACGCGTACGGCGAGCTCGTCAACGTCGTCGGCGGCAACTTCAAGGCGCTGCTGCCCACGTCGGGCACGCTCGGGCTGCCGAGAGTCGCGGACACGCTGCCCGAGGTCCTCGGGGCGGTGCCCATGGAAGGTCTGAACCTCGCGTGGCGAGGCCACCTCATCGTCGTGTCCATCTGGATGTTCGGGTAG
- a CDS encoding NCS2 family permease: MATTSPRTETAAPRNAVDRYFKITERGSSIGAEVRGGLVTFFTMSYIIVLNPIILGFVQDGTGKFLGGGDAPNLGMIAAATALIAGLLTILMGTVANFPIALAAGLGLNAVVAYSIAALPGMTWPDAMGIVVIEGLIILILVLTGFRRAVFKAVPVEIKTAISVGIGLFIAFIGLVDSGFVRIPASQATPVELGISGSLAGWPLLVFVVGLLLAIILMVRKVKGAILIAILSSTVLALIVEAVGKVGPMKVDGAVVKPTGWELNVPHISGSIVSVPDFSLIGHFSLFGAFGKIGVLAVALLVFAIMLADFFDTMGTMVAVGGEAGLLDEEGNPEGAQQILIVDSIAAAAGGMGSVSSNTSYIESAAGVGDGARTGLASIVTGIAFLLATFLSPLVNLVPFEAATPALVVVGFLMVMQVSGIDWKNFEVAIPAFLTIILMPFTYSITAGIGAGFIAFVVIKIAVGKIKAIHPLMWVAAILFVFYFTLGPIKDALGI; the protein is encoded by the coding sequence ATGGCGACTACTTCCCCCCGGACGGAGACGGCTGCCCCCCGCAACGCCGTCGACCGTTACTTCAAGATCACCGAGCGTGGTTCCTCGATCGGCGCCGAGGTCCGCGGCGGTCTCGTGACCTTCTTCACGATGAGCTACATCATCGTTCTCAACCCGATCATCCTGGGCTTCGTCCAGGACGGCACGGGCAAGTTCCTCGGCGGCGGTGACGCCCCGAACCTCGGCATGATCGCCGCGGCCACGGCCCTCATCGCCGGCCTCCTGACGATCCTTATGGGGACCGTCGCAAACTTCCCGATCGCGCTCGCCGCGGGCCTCGGCCTCAACGCCGTGGTCGCGTACTCGATCGCCGCCCTGCCGGGCATGACGTGGCCCGACGCGATGGGCATCGTCGTGATCGAGGGCCTCATCATCCTGATCCTCGTGCTCACCGGGTTCCGGCGGGCCGTGTTCAAGGCCGTCCCCGTCGAGATCAAGACGGCCATCAGCGTCGGCATCGGCCTGTTCATCGCGTTCATCGGCCTCGTCGACTCCGGGTTCGTCCGGATCCCGGCGAGCCAGGCCACGCCGGTCGAGCTCGGCATCAGCGGCTCCCTGGCCGGCTGGCCGCTCCTCGTGTTCGTGGTCGGCCTGCTCCTCGCGATCATCCTCATGGTGCGCAAGGTCAAGGGCGCGATCCTCATCGCGATCCTCAGCTCGACGGTCCTCGCGCTCATCGTCGAGGCTGTCGGCAAGGTCGGCCCGATGAAGGTCGACGGCGCCGTCGTCAAGCCGACGGGCTGGGAGCTCAACGTCCCGCACATCTCCGGCTCGATCGTCTCGGTCCCCGACTTCTCGCTCATCGGGCACTTCTCGCTCTTCGGCGCGTTCGGCAAGATCGGCGTCCTCGCGGTCGCGCTCCTCGTGTTCGCGATCATGCTCGCCGACTTCTTCGACACGATGGGCACGATGGTCGCCGTCGGCGGCGAGGCCGGTCTGCTCGACGAGGAGGGCAACCCCGAGGGTGCTCAGCAGATCCTCATCGTCGACTCGATCGCCGCGGCGGCCGGTGGCATGGGCAGCGTCTCGTCCAACACCAGCTACATCGAGTCGGCGGCGGGTGTCGGTGACGGCGCTCGCACCGGTCTCGCGTCGATCGTGACCGGTATCGCGTTCCTGCTCGCGACGTTCCTGTCGCCGCTGGTCAACCTGGTGCCGTTCGAGGCGGCCACCCCGGCGCTCGTCGTCGTCGGCTTCCTCATGGTCATGCAGGTGTCCGGGATCGACTGGAAGAACTTCGAGGTCGCGATCCCCGCGTTCCTCACGATCATCCTGATGCCGTTCACCTACTCGATCACCGCGGGCATCGGCGCGGGCTTCATCGCGTTCGTCGTCATCAAGATCGCGGTCGGCAAGATCAAGGCCATCCACCCGCTCATGTGGGTCGCTGCGATCCTGTTCGTCTTCTACTTCACGCTCGGCCCCATCAAGGACGCTCTGGGCATCTGA
- a CDS encoding CAP domain-containing protein encodes MPTTDELSPLRRRDLRAYRMGTLRRRSRRHVVVVASVLGIALLAAVTPAVLSGDTPVEAVEALPARLAGPGDLAARGADQAVRGADGAIGAMVASRSGERRDAVPPVPSPSAMASADVGQPPAVAAPPARSQATSIAQGTIAPAVDATAPAPSTTSTTTPSPTAAPTAAPALSDDEQLAARLVVLTNAERAKAGLVALETSPCATAQAAARAAVLVAQGRFEHDPLGPVVEACGGSSVGENLALGYSTPEAMTAGWMASPGHRENILRAYTSIGIGCVTGSAGALCSQLFLG; translated from the coding sequence GTGCCGACGACCGACGAGCTCTCGCCCCTGCGCCGGCGTGACCTGCGCGCGTACCGGATGGGCACGCTGCGCCGGCGCAGCCGCCGCCACGTCGTCGTTGTCGCCTCGGTCCTCGGGATCGCGCTCCTGGCAGCCGTCACCCCGGCCGTCCTGAGCGGCGACACCCCCGTCGAGGCCGTCGAGGCTCTGCCGGCCCGTCTCGCGGGCCCGGGAGACCTGGCCGCTCGCGGCGCTGACCAGGCCGTTCGCGGGGCCGACGGCGCGATCGGTGCGATGGTCGCGTCCCGGTCGGGCGAACGGCGGGACGCGGTCCCGCCGGTACCGTCGCCCTCGGCGATGGCATCGGCCGACGTCGGTCAGCCGCCGGCCGTCGCCGCGCCACCGGCACGGTCGCAGGCGACGTCGATCGCTCAGGGGACCATCGCTCCGGCCGTCGACGCAACGGCCCCTGCGCCCTCCACGACGTCGACGACAACGCCGTCACCGACGGCGGCACCGACGGCGGCACCGGCCCTGTCCGACGACGAGCAGCTCGCGGCCCGGCTCGTCGTGCTCACCAACGCCGAGCGCGCGAAGGCCGGTCTTGTGGCGCTCGAGACGTCGCCGTGCGCGACCGCCCAGGCCGCCGCACGAGCCGCCGTCCTGGTCGCGCAGGGACGGTTCGAGCACGACCCGCTCGGCCCGGTCGTCGAGGCGTGCGGCGGGAGCAGCGTCGGCGAGAACCTCGCGCTCGGCTACTCGACGCCCGAGGCGATGACGGCCGGCTGGATGGCCTCACCGGGCCATCGGGAGAACATCCTGCGCGCCTACACCTCGATCGGCATCGGCTGCGTCACCGGGTCGGCCGGCGCCCTGTGCTCCCAGCTGTTCCTCGGCTGA
- a CDS encoding UDP-glucose/GDP-mannose dehydrogenase family protein, which translates to MRVSVIGCGYLGAVHAASMAKLGHDVVGVDVDAVKIAELAAGRAPFYEPGLPELLDDVMATGRLRFTTDMADVAGSLVHFICVGTPQKRGEFGADLVYVDVAFEQLLAHVGPGEVVAGKSTVPVGTAERLAERLAGTGATLVWNPEFLREGLAVQDTLHPDRLIYGLPTDDDGVPTAAGDAAKAQLDDVYATPLAEGVPLVVTDYATAQLVKVAANSFLATKISFINAMAELCEATGADVTRLADAIGYDSRIGRKFLNAGLGFGGGCLPKDIRAFMARAGELGVDQALSFLREVDSINMRRRVRMVDLARDVCHGSIVGRRVAVLGAAFKPDSDDVRDSPALSVAAQMQLQGAHVTVTDPKAIENARAKWPDLKFADTALEAATGADVVLLATEWAEYRDLDPAVLGGVVAERRILDGRNVLDPARWRAAGWTYRALGRP; encoded by the coding sequence ATGCGCGTCTCGGTCATCGGTTGCGGATATCTCGGTGCGGTTCACGCCGCGTCCATGGCGAAGCTGGGGCACGACGTCGTCGGTGTCGATGTCGACGCGGTCAAGATCGCGGAGCTGGCGGCCGGCCGGGCGCCGTTCTACGAGCCGGGCCTGCCCGAGCTTCTCGACGACGTGATGGCCACCGGACGGCTGCGCTTCACGACCGACATGGCCGACGTCGCGGGGTCGCTGGTCCACTTCATCTGCGTGGGCACGCCGCAGAAGCGTGGGGAGTTCGGCGCCGACCTCGTGTACGTCGACGTGGCGTTCGAGCAGCTGCTCGCGCACGTGGGCCCGGGCGAGGTCGTCGCCGGCAAGTCGACGGTCCCGGTCGGCACGGCCGAGAGGCTCGCCGAACGGCTGGCCGGCACGGGTGCGACGCTCGTGTGGAATCCCGAGTTCCTCCGCGAGGGGCTCGCGGTCCAGGACACCCTGCACCCCGACCGCCTCATCTACGGACTGCCGACCGACGACGACGGCGTCCCCACGGCGGCTGGCGATGCCGCCAAGGCGCAGCTGGACGACGTGTACGCGACTCCGCTCGCGGAGGGAGTGCCGTTGGTCGTCACTGACTACGCGACCGCTCAGCTCGTGAAGGTCGCCGCCAACTCGTTCCTCGCGACCAAGATCTCCTTCATCAACGCGATGGCCGAGCTGTGCGAGGCGACCGGCGCGGACGTCACGCGACTCGCAGATGCCATTGGTTACGACAGCCGGATCGGCCGCAAGTTCCTCAACGCCGGCCTCGGGTTCGGCGGCGGCTGCCTACCCAAGGACATCCGGGCGTTCATGGCCCGTGCCGGAGAGCTCGGCGTCGACCAGGCGTTGTCGTTCCTGCGTGAGGTCGACTCGATCAACATGCGGCGGCGCGTCCGCATGGTCGACCTGGCGCGCGACGTGTGCCACGGCTCGATCGTCGGCCGTCGGGTCGCGGTGCTCGGGGCCGCCTTCAAGCCCGACAGCGACGACGTGCGGGACTCCCCGGCGCTGTCGGTCGCCGCGCAGATGCAGCTCCAGGGCGCGCACGTCACGGTGACGGACCCGAAGGCGATCGAGAACGCCCGCGCAAAGTGGCCGGACCTGAAGTTCGCCGACACCGCGCTCGAGGCCGCCACAGGCGCCGACGTCGTGCTGCTCGCGACCGAGTGGGCCGAGTACCGCGACCTTGACCCGGCCGTGCTCGGCGGCGTCGTGGCCGAGCGCCGCATCCTCGACGGGCGCAACGTGCTCGACCCGGCACGCTGGCGCGCCGCTGGCTGGACGTACCGCGCCCTCGGCCGCCCTTGA